The sequence below is a genomic window from Elusimicrobiota bacterium.
GTCATTATCTATATTTTTCAATAAGCTTTGCTAGCAATTGTTTTCGGTCAGTTCCCCTCTTTACCAAAGGAGTTTTATCTGTTTTATATAGACTTAAATTTTCTTCAAAGGTTTTTTTGTCCGGATTTATATAAAAAATTCCAAGAGGAAATTTTTCTTGTTCATTAGCGCGCTTAAACGCGGTGATTTTATCAAGAGGCGAATATCCTTCTTCCAAGTAATAGGTGTGCTCTTTAAACCACTGGAAAGTGTTAACTTTATTGAAAGTTACGCAGGGCTGAAAAATATCTACCAAAGAATATCCTTTATGGTTTATTGCTTTTTTAATTATTTCTTTAGTTTTGTCTATATCCCCGGCAAAAGCGCGGGCAACGAATGAAGCTCCTAAAGCTATTGCAAGAGATATCGGGTTTATCGGTTCTTCAAAAACTCCATCCACTTGAACCGGAGTTTTAAAACCTAGTTGGCTTGTAGGTGAAGCTTGTCCCTTTGTAAGGCCGTAAACCATATTATTGTGAACGATATTGGTTATATCTGGATTTCTTCTTATGGCAGCTAATAGATGGTTCCCTCCCTCGCCGTACATATCGCCGTCCCCGCTTTCGGCTATTACGACAAGTTCAGGATTGGCAGCTTTAATTGCTGTTGCCGGCGGAAGCGCTCTGCCGTGCAAACCGTTAAAGTAGTTTACATTGAGATATTGGGGCAGTTTTGCAGCTTGGCCTATGCCTGAAACCATAACAAGCCTGCTTTGCGGTATATCAAGCTCAATCAAAGCCTGTTTAACAGCTTTAATAATGCTGAAATTCCCGCATCCCGGGCACCAGGCGATATCAATCTTTCCTAAATCAAATCTTTTTTCATCCATAATTTTTGCTTGCCCCTGTGCCTGCCCCTGTGGCTAGTTTTTGATGCTTCGCATCACCCCTACGTCTAGTTTTGCGCTAGTCCCCACGTTTAGTTTTTGTAAAAAACTGTGGGGAAGCATAACTGTAGGGGCAAAACTACAGGGATCAAAACTAACGGGAACTATTTTTATTCCATCTTCTGTTAAACCGTATAATTTATAAACCATCTGGTCAATTTATGATTTGAATTGTTTTTATAATTCTTTTGATACACTGATCAAGACATTCTATTATGTCGCGCTCTTTTAGACGAATTACTCTCCAGCCGTTACGGCGGAGAAAAGAATCTTTAATTTTATCTTTTTTTCTTTGTGCTTTACTTCTATGGGCTTTCTTATTATCGCACTCTAAAGCAATACTACCATTTTTACAGAAAATGGCGATATCAATACGGTACTTTTTACCGTTTTTCGAAATGCAATATTCCCTTTTGGTCTTAATACCAATGCGATTAAGTCCTTTCTCTACGAGTTGTTCCGTAGGAGGAACACCGTAAAGTTGCAAAATATTCCTAGAAGAAAGCAAGTCCTTTAAAGTAGTAAAACCAAAAGAGATACGCCGCGGAATTATATTTCTTACTGCTTTCCGAAGTTTTTTTATTTCTTTAAACTCAATTTTTAAATAATCGTCATGCGCTCGCTTGTGGCTGCTTTCTTTTGGCAGTAAATCAATTCTTTCCGTTTTTTTCTTTCTTGAGACGCGGGCATAATACTCAATGCGCTTACCCCTTCTGCCGAATGAAGCTGGTTGATAAAAAGCAACATATTTAAATTCGCTCTTAGGTAAATATGCGATTGGAATCCTGTACCAGCGCTTTTTTAAAAGAATTCCAAGATCGCTTTTATTTTTCAGCACTCCTACCAAAACATTTTTATTTTTGGGCATACCTTTTTAGTAATAAGTATCGGTTTGGTATCAGGATTCCTTAGCTCAATGCTGTTTTCGATGTCAGCTAATTTTTTAAGAAAAACTTTTTTCGATTTGTTTTTTAGCTTCTTGAAGTATTTTATCGGTAAAAATATAGAAATCTTCGCTCTCTTTTTCGGAAACAAAAATGCTGCCTTCGTATAGGTCAGCGTTTCTTTTCATCCGCATAGCATTTCCGATGGCTTGTATTTCACTATTATTCAGTATTTCCGACATTTTTTCAATTATCGCTATATGATGGCCCGGCATACTTTTAACCTTTAAACTTTTTGATGCTATAACTGCAATGCCGGATTTGATCAAAGCAGTATATGAGTAGTTAAATTTAACTTCCGAAATGTCGCTTTTTTGGGCTATTTCAAGATCATGAAACGCATTTCGCAGATACGAATTTATCTGATCTTTAGTAAATTTGAATTTTTTTGGTACTCATATTATTTTTATTTTCTCGCTGTTCCAGATCTCGGTAATAAAAGGATCTTTTTGATTCAATTTTATTTGAAATTCGCTTTCGCTGATATTAGTCAGATTAATTTCTCTGTCGGTTGTTTTCTGGAGTTTAATAATTTCTCTATTTATATCTATGGTATTCGCATCCCCAACGGTTAGAATATCTATATCGCTGAATGCACCCATCCTGTTTTTTGCGTAAGAACCGTATATGTAAGCTTCTTTTATGCCGGGTATTTTTTTAAGTATTTTGGTCAGTTCTTGCTCAACACCATAGGTTTTCTGGAAGATCTTCTTATATTCGCTGTACAAAGGACTTGCAGTATTTGCAAAAAAATAGCGTTCCTTTCCTTGATACTCACTTTTTAGTATGTCGGTTTCAAGCAGTCTTAGCAGTATCCTGTGGACATTTTTTGGGTCTTCCCCAATAGTTCTTGCCAGCTCATTTGTATAACTTCTTCTTTCTTCGTTTAGAAAGAAATAAGTCAGGAGTTTTTTCTCAATTTTTGATCGTATTTTAATACTCATTATGGTCACCTTTTACCATGATTATGGTATGTTTATACCATAAGAATTAGGCTTTGTCAAGGCTTTAGCGGGAGCGGGGACACGGATTTGATGCTCTTGGCATCACCCCCCTGCTTAGATTTCGAATTGAAATCTAGGGGGGCGCCTTTTCCGTATTAAAACTTATATTTCAAGACCTGACCCCATTTCCCTTAGAAGCTTTGCCGTGAGAGGCATCATCACGCCAATATTTCAACAAAGTCAAATATCCTTTGAATTCTTCAAATTCCAATATTAATTAATGGCAAGGTGTTAACATCGAAAAGCGTGTTTTTTTTGCAATGATTCAATAATCCGAGTTGTACACCTTTTAGATCGGTGCAAGAATTATATATTCCAATTTGAAGCCCTCGAACATTATCGGCAATGTTAACCAAGCCCGCTTGAACTCCATTGCACGATTCAGTCTCATTATACAAGGATACCTGCAAACCTTTTATATCCACAATTTTTGAGGTTATGCCTGATATCTGTACTCCGCGGCATTTCTTCGCGTATTTAATATCACCAAATATTTCAAAACAAAAACCATAAAGGTTTTCGTAAGCAAATATAGAAGAAATTCCGATCCCGTACAAAGTTTTTGTATTGCAGCCGAAACCGGATAATTGAATTCCCGATAAACTCATATTTTGCGCGCCAAAGCCTGCAATTTGAATTCCACAGAATTTGTTCGATGTAGCTCCCATCCCCGCGATCTCAAGACCGTAAGCAGTATCGTTTTGAGCGACAAAGCCCGCAGCCTGTATACCATAAACTTTGTCGATCTTTGAGTGAAAAACCCCAAGACCAATGCCTGCCACATCGTATTTTTTCACAGGGAAACACAGATCTCCGTACAACGAGAGCTGAAGCGGAGCGATCGGTTTAGCCGCTTCTTGAGAAAAAAGTGAACTTGTCAGCGAGACAAAAATTAGCCCAACCAAAAATAAGCGTTTCATTTAATCCTCTTTACCAGCAGAAATTTAATAAAGGAACGATTTTTAATTTTAACATATCAGGTTTATCTAAACAATTTAAGAGGCCGATTTGCACGCCGCTCAATGTTTGGCCGTAATTAAAAACTCCAATCTGAATACCTGAAATATTTTCCGCTTCGTTTAATATACCTAATTGTACGCCTTTCAAATTTCTCGTTATGTGATTTATGCCCCCGAACTGCAGCCCTGTAATATCGGAAGCAGTGTTTATAAATGAAACCTGCAAGCCCGTTAAGGTGTCGGAATAAGACAAGATCGAAGATGCCAAAACACCGGAAAACTTTTCCCCGTGATTGGCGCTGTAAATTGACGAAACGCAGAGCCCTGTTCCGTTTCCGGAATACGCTGACAGTCCGCCTACGGAAATTCCGTAAAATTTGTTATCGCAGTCACTGACAAGCCCGGCAAATGATATGCCGTAAAGATTTTCGGTTTTAGAAATAAGCCCGCAAGCTTGCAGACCGCGAACCGCAGCGGTGCTGGCGCCGATAACATTATTTTCTTTCTTTTTAATAAAACCCAGGTCATAATTTAGTTTATTGTTGCCGCAAGAGCCGTACAAAGAGGCAATTTGTATTCCCGTAACATTTTGGGATGACAAAGCACCAAGCCCGGCGATCTCTATGCCGGTAAATTCTTTGTTTTGTAAAACTCCGCCGGATAAATTCAGGCCATGAAAAGTTTCCGATCTCCCGTATAAGCCCGAAGCCTGTAAACCCCAGAAATCTTTAGTAACAGCACCGAGTCCGCCAATTTGAATTAGGCAGGAATTTTCGCTTTTCGAATATAATCCCGATGTCTGTATGCCGTAAAAATTATCAGCTTTGGAATATAATCCGGAATATTGAAAGCCCGCAATGTGTCCGCCTTCAGAACTTATACCGGCAATTTGAAACCCTCTTAACTTATTCACCGCGATATTTCTGCCGGCCGAAACCTGCAAGCCGTAAAGGTTATCGGTTTTTGAATAAAGCCCACCAGCCGCTATCCCATATACATTTTTATTAGTTGTTCCAATAATACCAATATCGATCCCATAAACTTCGCTTATCCGCGGCAGGCCGTATTTGCCGAATAACGAGATCTTTACAGGAGACCAATTTGTCTTTGCGCCTGCATCTGCCGCGCCTTGATCTGCAAAAACAAAATTAATTTGAAAAAGAGAAAAGATAAACATTAAAAAAATTATTTTTGTTTTAAAATTCATGAATTAAACTCCTTAGAAATTATTTGTTAAATTCAGTAATCTTATTAAAATATCCTTCCATTTTATTTGTCTCTGGATTTAAATAAAAATACCCGTGAGGATGTTTCCCATTAATAACAACGGTATCCGGCAATTTATAATCCCAATTTTGTATCCAATAGAATGGAAAACCCACTTTTGGAATATGATCACCTTCTGACACAATATTTGTTGCGCCCCCCAATCCATAATCCGCAGCATTTATTGTTTCTTGCGGCCCCTTCCCTTCATAATAAATATTACCCATATTTTTATAGCCTGAACCTTGCAGCAAATCCAATGCTCGGCCAGTAGCTGCTGAGCCCTGGCTATAACCTATTGCATTTAAATTACCATTGTCTGCCAAAGTCTTTATAGCATCTTTAGTGTTTACTGCCGTTATGTCAGCTCCTCCAATAATGTAACCAACTGACTGAATTACATCTGCTACCATGCTGTGCGCATTATTTCCTACTCTATTCATTTGAACAGTTCCACCTCTAGCTTCCTTAGTGGCCTGCGCGTTTAGCTCTGCTTTATCATCAGGTGTCCATAAACCGCCAATAAACAAAACTTGTTTTTCATCTTCTTTCCCCGGCGTTATATCCAATTTTTTATCAACAATATCGCCGCCTAGATAACTCATGGGTAAACCTACGAGCAATCGCGCAGTATTACCCACCTCTCCCTTCTTTACAGCTTCTCCTATGTTACCGATTATTTTCCCTGTATTTATTATGGGAGCTCCGCCGGTCTTTACTGCATTAACCCATGCTTCCCCAGTTTGAGCATTTTTATAATAATCCTTTGCACCATCTGCAATAGTCTTGAAATCTTCCTTAACCTGACCGCTTGCTAAATATCCAACTGCTTTTATATCTTTTGTGCTAAATGATGCATCCAGCGCACCATCTATTTTCTCTTTCATTATTAAATTTTGTGTTATATTCTTTTCGTCACGATTGATCTTATATAAGCCTGTTTTATCCTCAACATTCAAAGTTCCGCCGCCAATTGTAGCTTTTGTTACGGCGGTTTTGACACTGTCCTTATCAGTGAATGCAATTCTCACACCAATGTCAATGTCTTTTAAACTCCCTGTCTTAGGACCGCTTCCCTTTCCTCCGCTGGAACCTTTACCTGAATCGCCGCCGGACCCGCCTACTGAACCTTCGCTCGAAACGCCGGCTGTCCCGCCGCCTGAACTTCCGCTCGAATCGCCGCCGGATCCGCTGTCTGAACCTCCTTTTGAATTCGAACCTTTGCCTTTAGAATTATAACTAAAACTCAATCCAAATCCAAAACCGCTGATCTCACTGTTGTCTACATTTGTCAGATCCTCACTATTGATCTTTTTCGCAGTTATGTTTAAGTTATCATTTTGGCTGTATATAGCAGAACCTTTCATATCCAAATTATTTGTCTTGATCTGCAAACTGTCATTTGTTTGGATCGTAGTTGTATTATCTGTCCATATGCGCTTTACCGAAAAATCACCATAATCATAATTAAAGCTGCCGCTCCTTCTTCCAACTCCCACGCCATAACCTTCACTCTCACCATCCGTTGAAAAAGTATTTTGCACGCTCGCAACAGTCAAATTTCCGCCAGTCTCGATTTGAGCGCTATTTCCTACAATATTTGCGCCGATAAGACTTGTATTTTTTCCGCTTTTCAAACTTACATTCCCGTTTCCTGCTGAAACTATGCTGTTATTATAAAAACCTGCATCGCTTCTGCTCGTACTTTCTTCTCCGCTCTGATTAAAACTGCCTCCGTTAGTTTTTGCTGTAAGCTTGGTTTGCGAGCTCGAACTGCCTGTTGTTGTGGTTCTTGTATCCTCAACTGCCTTTATAGCTATATCATTTGCTGCGTCATAACTTATATCGCCTTCACTGCTTCCAACTACTGCGCCGATCTGATTTATATTATTCCCGGATGCCAGACTAAGATCTTTTCTGGTTGTAATACTTGACAAACGGTTTGTTGTTCCAAGTGTATCTGTTCGTGTTTGTTTTGTATTATACTCCTGACCTGCGGAAGCATAAAAGCCCATAGTTTCACTGCTATTTGCAACAGAAACCCCTGCCTCTATCGCTGCCTTTGTCGCTCCGACCAGCCTTAAGGTAGCAGCTGCCAAATTTGCTGATAAT
It includes:
- a CDS encoding thiamine pyrophosphate-dependent enzyme, with the protein product MDEKRFDLGKIDIAWCPGCGNFSIIKAVKQALIELDIPQSRLVMVSGIGQAAKLPQYLNVNYFNGLHGRALPPATAIKAANPELVVIAESGDGDMYGEGGNHLLAAIRRNPDITNIVHNNMVYGLTKGQASPTSQLGFKTPVQVDGVFEEPINPISLAIALGASFVARAFAGDIDKTKEIIKKAINHKGYSLVDIFQPCVTFNKVNTFQWFKEHTYYLEEGYSPLDKITAFKRANEQEKFPLGIFYINPDKKTFEENLSLYKTDKTPLVKRGTDRKQLLAKLIEKYR
- a CDS encoding DUF559 domain-containing protein; amino-acid sequence: MPKNKNVLVGVLKNKSDLGILLKKRWYRIPIAYLPKSEFKYVAFYQPASFGRRGKRIEYYARVSRKKKTERIDLLPKESSHKRAHDDYLKIEFKEIKKLRKAVRNIIPRRISFGFTTLKDLLSSRNILQLYGVPPTEQLVEKGLNRIGIKTKREYCISKNGKKYRIDIAIFCKNGSIALECDNKKAHRSKAQRKKDKIKDSFLRRNGWRVIRLKERDIIECLDQCIKRIIKTIQIIN
- a CDS encoding nucleotidyltransferase domain-containing protein, with translation MSIKIRSKIEKKLLTYFFLNEERRSYTNELARTIGEDPKNVHRILLRLLETDILKSEYQGKERYFFANTASPLYSEYKKIFQKTYGVEQELTKILKKIPGIKEAYIYGSYAKNRMGAFSDIDILTVGDANTIDINREIIKLQKTTDREINLTNISESEFQIKLNQKDPFITEIWNSEKIKII